A single region of the Triticum dicoccoides isolate Atlit2015 ecotype Zavitan chromosome 2B, WEW_v2.0, whole genome shotgun sequence genome encodes:
- the LOC119366464 gene encoding 4-hydroxy-7-methoxy-3-oxo-3,4-dihydro-2H-1,4-benzoxazin-2-yl glucoside beta-D-glucosidase 1b, chloroplastic, translated as MALLAAATLNPTTHLSLRSRAGRNSENLWLRSAASSQKSKGRFCNLTIRAGTPSKPAEPIGPVFTKLKPWQIPKRDWFDKDFLFGASTSAYQIEGAWNEDGKGPSTWDHFCHTYPERISDMTNGDVAANSYHLYEEDVKALKDMGMKVYRFSISWSRILPDGTGKVNQAGIDYYNKLINSLIDNDIVPYVTIWHWDTPQALEDKYGGFLNRQIVDDYKQFAEVCFKNFGDRVKNWFTFNEPHTYCCFSYGEGIHAPGRCSPGMDCAVPEGDSLREPYTAGHHILLAHAEAVQLFKARYNMHGDSKIGMAFDVMGYEPYQDSFLDDQARERSIDYNMGWFLEPVVRGDYPFSMRSLIGDRLPMFTKEEQEKLASSCDIMGLNYYTSRFSKHVDMSPDFTPTLNTDDAYASSETTGSDGNDIGPITGTYWIYMYPKGLTDLLLIMKEKYGNPPVFITENGIADVEGDESMPDPLDDWKRLDYLQRHISAVKDAIDQGADVRGHFTWGLIDNFEWSLGYSSRFGLVYIDKNDGNKRKLKKSAKWFSKFNSVPKPLLKTTNNNATMTAASVSV; from the exons ATGGCTCTACTTGCTGCTGCTACCCTGAATCCCACCACCCACCTTAGCCTTAGAAGCCGTGCAGGACGCAACAGTGAGAACCTATGGCTCCGGTCTGCTGCTTCATCACAGAAGAGCAAGGGAAGGTTCTGTAACCTCACCATCAGGGCAGGCACACCGTCAAAGCCAGCAGAGCCCATTGGGCCTGTGTTCACTAAGCTCAAGCCGTGGCAAATCCCTAAAAGGGACTGGTTCGACAAGGACTTCCTATTTGGTGCCTCCACTTCAGCGTACCAG ATTGAAGGTGCTTGGAATGAAGATGGCAAGGGGCCAAGCACTTGGGACCACTTCTGCCACACATATCCTG AGCGCATATCCGACATGACCAATGGGGACGTTGCAGCAAACTCCTACCATCTATATGAA GAGGATGTCAAAGCGCTCAAGGACATGGGCATGAAAGTGTATAGGTTCTCCATCTCTTGGTCGAGAATACTGCCAG ATGGGACGGGGAAAGTAAACCAGGCAGGCATCGACTACTACAATAAGCTGATCAACTCGCTGATAGATAATG ACATAGTGCCATATGTTACAATTTGGCACTGGGACACCCCTCAAGCACTGGAAGACAAGTACGGTGGCTTCTTAAATAGGCAGATTGT AGATGATTACAAACAATTCGCCGAGGTGTGCTTTAAGAACTTCGGTGACAGGGTGAAGAACTGGTTCACCTTTAACGAGCCACATACATATTGTTGTTTCTCCTACGGAGAGGGGATTCATGCTCCTGGGAGGTGCTCGCCGGGGATGGATTGTGCCGTCCCAGAAGGAGActcgctcagagagccatacactgCTGGTCACCACATCCTCCTAGCTCATGCTGAGGCTGTTCAGCTGTTCAAAGCTCGTTACAACATG CATGGAGATTCCAAAATAGGAATGGCTTTTGACGTAATGGGTTACGAGCCATACCAAGACTCCTTCCTCGACGACCAGGCCCGGGAAAGATCCATTGACTACAACATGGGATGGTTCCTGGAGCCAGTGGTTCGTGGTGACTACCCCTTCTCCATGAGATCACTGATCGGAGATCGTCTACCCATGTTCACCAAGGAGGAGCAAGAGAAACTAGCGTCGTCATGTGACATCATGGGGCTCAACTATTACACCTCCAGATTCTCCAAGCATGTTGACATGTCACCAGACTTTACGCCAACGCTGAACACCGACGACGCTTACGCCAGTTCAGAAA CTACAGGGAGTGATGGGAATGACATCGGTCCTATA ACCGGGACTTATTGGATCTACATGTACCCAAAAGGCCTAACGGACCTCCTTCTGATCATGAAGGAGAAATACGGAAACCCACCTGTCTTCATCACTGAGAACG GAATCGCTGACGTGGAAGGTGACGAAAGCATGCCGGATCCATTGGATGACTGGAAGAGGCTAGACTACCTCCAGCGCCACATCTCAGCCGTCAAGGACGCAATAGA CCAGGGCGCGGACGTGCGGGGCCACTTCACGTGGGGTCTGATCGACAACTTCGAATGGAGCCTCGGCTACAGCTCACGGTTCGGCCTTGTCTACATCGACAAGAATGACGGCAACAAGCGCAAGCTCAAGAAGTCGGCCAAGTGGTTCTCCAAGTTCAATTCCGTCCCAAAACCCTTGCTTAAGACCACCAATAACAACGCAACCATGACAGCTGCTTCCGTTTCTGTATGA